Genomic DNA from Actinomycetes bacterium:
GGACGGCGAGGACTACCTCGCCCTCGGCCGGCGCGAGACCGCGGACTACCTCGAGGTCATGGACGCGCTCAACGTGGCCCGGCCGACCTGGTTCCCCAGGGCGACCGAGGAGATCGGGTCGATGGTGCAGCTCGCGGCCCAGCTCGTGGACGGTGGCCACGCCTACGTGGTGGACGGGACGGTGTTCTTCGACGTCACCTCCTACCCGCGCTTCGGGGACCTGTCCGGCCTGGGCGCCGAGGAGCAGGAGCGCCTGCTGGCCGAGCGGGGTGGGGACCCGGGCGACCCACGCAAGCGCCATCCGCTCGACTTCGTCGTCTGGCAGCGCAGCCTGCCCTCAGAGCCGTCGTGGCCGAGCCCGTGGGGAGCCGGCCGCCCGGGCTGGCATCTCGAGTGCTCGGCCATGAGCCGCCGCTACCTGGGCACCACCATCGACCTCCACGGCGGCGGCGCCGACCTGCTCTACCCCCACCACGAGTCCGAGCGGGCCCAGTCGGAGTCGGCCTCGCAGGCCCCGTTCGCGCGCCGCTGGCTCCACACCGGCATGGTCAGGCACGAGGGTGAGAAGATGTCGAAGTCCCTCGGCAACCTGGTGTTCCCGCGCGAGCTGTTCCGCGAGCACGAGCCGGCCGCGGTCCGCCTCGTGCTGCTCGCCCACCACTGGCGCTCGGGCTGGGAGCTCGACCCGGACGAGCTGAAGGAGGCCGCCGAGCGGCTCGACAGCTGGCGCCGGGGCGGCTGGCTCCCGGAGCGGGCCGCGACCAGGTCGACGAGGGAGCTGCCCGGGCCGGTGGGGGCGGCCCTCGCGAGCGACCTCGACACCCCGGCCGCGCTCCGGGCGGTCGACGAGCTCGCCCGCGAGGGCGACGGGGCCTCGGTCCTGGCCGCCGCCGAGGTGCTCGGGGTCCGGCTGGCCCCGTCCGGCTGACCGGAGGGCCCCGGGGTATCCACGCAGACCAGGGGCGGGTACGCTTCGCGTATGCGCGGAGACTGGGTCGAGGTACTGGTGGACACCGGCAACGGCGTGCGCTCGTTCGAGATCGCGGCGACCCGCGACGGCCGCCGGGTCGAGGTGACCACCTCGCGCACCATGGTCGAGGTGGCCGAGGTGACCCGGACCGGTCAGACCGTGCGCACGGCCCGGTTCCTCTCCGGCCGGGTGGTCGCGATCGTCGAGCACCCGGCCACCGACGGCCGGGCGCCGGCGCGCCAGCCCGCGGCCGACGATCGAGCCGCCAGGACAGCTGAGCCGTCAGGACAGCTGAGCCGTCAGGACAGCTGAGCCGTCAGCTCGACGCCCGCACCCGCCCGCCGGCCAGCCGCCTGGCGAGCGCGTCGAGCACGTTGCGCTGCGCC
This window encodes:
- a CDS encoding cysteine--tRNA ligase gives rise to the protein MTAADGEVGFDPIVLEGPPDGAAPLRLGPRVTLYVCGITPYDSAHLGHAFAYVMFDTLVRFLRSRRHQVDYCQNVTDVDDDVLRRAARDGEDYLALGRRETADYLEVMDALNVARPTWFPRATEEIGSMVQLAAQLVDGGHAYVVDGTVFFDVTSYPRFGDLSGLGAEEQERLLAERGGDPGDPRKRHPLDFVVWQRSLPSEPSWPSPWGAGRPGWHLECSAMSRRYLGTTIDLHGGGADLLYPHHESERAQSESASQAPFARRWLHTGMVRHEGEKMSKSLGNLVFPRELFREHEPAAVRLVLLAHHWRSGWELDPDELKEAAERLDSWRRGGWLPERAATRSTRELPGPVGAALASDLDTPAALRAVDELAREGDGASVLAAAEVLGVRLAPSG